DNA sequence from the Pelecanus crispus isolate bPelCri1 chromosome 4, bPelCri1.pri, whole genome shotgun sequence genome:
ccctgcgggctgcgggcggggggcaAGCTCCTGCCGCCCCCCGCCATTGCTACCGGGAGGAGGCGGGTACCCGGTGCCGGTTCTCCGGCGGCAGGATTGGCTGCGATTCCGTGACGTGGCCCCGTTTTACCGgcgtggggtggggagggggtttGCGTGGAATCACCGCAGAGCCGCCGCCGGGATGAGCATGGCCGAAGGCTGGCCCCGGTCCCGGTGGAGCGGCCAAGCCGTGCTGCGTGCCCGTGCCGAAGCCGCCGGTTACCGGAGGTTGCTGCGTACCCGCGCTGCCGAGGCGGACGCGTTGCGGGGGGCCGTGGGGGCCTTGCGGCggcagctggaggggctgcGGGACCGGCGCAGCGGGGAGCTCGCCAAGTACcaggtgtgggggggggggtgattGGGTTTGGGAAGGGGCAAGCGGAGGCGGTGGGGGGCGAGGGGAGAGCTCAGGTACTGGGGGGTGcgggttggggagggggagcaggatggggcggggaggggaggatgGGGTTCGGGGGTGAGGGAGGAtgggggccgggctggggggttgatgtggggctgggggctgggctggggctcgggggggggaggacagggctcgggggggggggggatgagggaggaagggggctgGCCTGGGGGGGttgatgtggggctgggggctgggctggggctcgGGAGGGGAGGACGGGGGTCGGTGCTGAGGAGTCCAGAGGGGTCCAGAGggtctgggggtcccatggcccgggtgtctgggggggggttgatgtggggctgggggctgggctggggctcgggggggggagGACAgggctcggggtggggggggggatgagggaggaagggggctgGCCTGGGGGGGttgatgtggggctgggggctgggctggggctcgggggggggagGACGGGGGTCGGTGCTGAGGAGTCCAGAGGGGTCCAGAGggtctgggggtcccatggcccGGGCgtctgggggtcccatggcccAGGTatctgggggtcccatggcccGGGTgtctgggggtcccatggcttGGGCatctgggggtcccatggctcGGGCatctgggggtcccatggcccAGGTAtctggggggtcccatggctCGGGCatctgggggtcccatggcccAGGTatctgggggtcccatggctcGGGCgtctgggggtcccatggctcGGGCAtctggggggtcccatggcCCAGGTatctgggggtcccatggcccGGGTGtctggggggtcccatggctCGGGTatctgggggtcccatggcccGGGTgtctgggggtcccatggcccGGGTgtctgggggtcccatggctcGGGCatctgggggtcccatggctcGGGCatctgggggtcccatggcccAGGTatctgggggtcccatggcccGGGTgtctgggggtcccatggctcGGGTatctgggggtcccatggctcGGGTgtctgggggtcccatggcccGGGTgtctgggggtcccatggctcGGGTatctgggggtcccatggctcGGGTgtctgggggtcccatggcccAGGTatctgggggtcccatggctcGGGCatctgggggtcccatggctcAGGTatctgggggtcccatggctcAGGTatctgggggtcccatggcttGGGTgtctgggggtcccatggcccAGGTatctgggggtcccatggctcGGGCatctgggggtcccatggctcAGGTatctgggggtcccatggcttGGGTgtctgggggtcccatggcccAGGTatctgggggtcccatggctcGGGCATCGGGGGGTCCCATGGTCCGGGCGTCCGGGGGGGGttgatgtggggctgggggcgggccgtgccgggggggccgggggtcccgggcgtTGCTGACGGCCCGGCCGCAGGAGCGGGTGGCGGCGCTGGAGCGGGAGCTCGGGGAGGCGGAGGCGGAGATGGCCCGGTGCCTGCGGGAGTACCCGGCGCTGCTGCGGCTGCGGATGGCGCTGGAGGCGGAGATCGCCGCGTACCGGTacgcgggggggggcgggcggggcgggcggggcgcggggctcAGCCCGGGCCTGCTCTCTTGCAGGGAGATGCTGGAGGGCGAAGAGCTGCGCCTGGGCTGCCTGGCCCCGCCGTGAGCGGACCCCCCCTGCCGCGGGACCCCGCGCTGCCGGACCCCGCCGGACCCCGTGCCCGGGCCCCCAGACCCCGGGCTTCTGCGCCTCGTGgtcccctgagccccccccacGCCTCGGGACCACCACCCCCGGGTGATGGGACCCCCGGACGCCCGGACCATGGGACCCCCAGATACCCAGACCATGGGACCTCCAGATGCCCgagccatgggacccccagacGCCTgagccatgggacccccagacGCCCgggccatgggacccccagatACCTgggccatgggacccccagacGCCTgagccatgggacccccagacGCCCgagccatgggacccccagacACCCgggccatgggacccccagatGCCCaagccatgggacccccagatACCTgggccatgggacccccagatACCCgggccatgggacccccagatGCCCAAGCTATGGGACCCCCAGATACCTgggccatgggacccccagacACCCgggccatgggacccccagatGCCCaagccatgggacccccagatACCTgggccatgggacccccagacACCCgggccatgggacccccagatGCCCAAGCTATGGGACCCCCAGATACCTGGGCCATGGAACCCCCAGACACCCgggccatgggacccccagatGCCCaagccatgggacccccagacACCCgggccatgggacccccagatACCTgggccatgggacccccagacACCCGGGCCATGGGACCCCCGGACCCTCTGGACCCCTCTGGACTCCTGGAGCCCCGGTCctcctgtccccctgtgccatgGGCCCCCGGACTCCTGGGACCCCCGGCTACCCGGGCTCCCCAGACCCCCGGCCCGGgaggccccggccccccaggaGGGCAGCGCCGATGGGGCCCACACTCTCACCAGCCTCTCCggagcagcagcggggctggggtcccggccccggcccgcgccGAAACGCCTCAATAAAGCCCCGTGGCATTACCCGGAGCTGGCCCGTCTGTGGCGGTGGGGCAGCGTCCCCCCACTGCGCCGGGGGCACCCCGCTGCGCTCTCGGGGTCTGCGGGAGAGCCGGGGCACGGGGCGGCTCCATGGGTGCCCGGGCCACGTCCCCCGGGGGCTGCCTGGCTGCGGGGTCTCGGCTCCCTCCggcctgctgcagcccctcacCCCTGGGCTGGGCACCCCGTGGGGATGCTAAGCGGGGCGCTTCGTGGGGGGCTGGCCACGGCCATGCGGTGGAGGGGGCTGTGCCCCAGTGGGAGCTGAGCACACCCCCAGTGCTGGTGGGTGGTCCCTGACACCCCCCACCATGGCTGTGGCCTTGTCCTGCCCTGGGACCGGCGCTCCTGGGGTCGGGCAGGGATCCTGCACCCCGGGACGTGGGGACAGGgtgctgccccccgcccccccagggCATGCCCCCTTGGCACAGGGCAGCACAGCCCCGCCACGGCgctgcccctggggctggggacgttgccccaccgcagcccccagAAAGGGGGGCAGatctgggggagggggggttgaTGAGGAATAAGGGGTGGTCCAGGGCGCCCGTGTGCCCTGGCAGACAGtcgggcagggctgtgggggctGGAGCGTGCGTGCACGTGTGTGTTACACGCCCGCTTTCAGCCACGCGTAAGGACCCCACGGGCCGAGCGCGGCGGCCCAGCGCTGGCAGGGCACggggggagctgtggggcagcggggggcttGCACAAGGCTGTGACCCACGGAGGGGCAGGATGCAGTCTGGGCCCCTCGAGcggaggggcagggcaggcaggagcactgCCTGCGGcgtgcccagctgcagcccgCAGAGGCGGGGGGCCCAGCACCCCACACCATGACTAACCGAGGTTTGCCGTAGTAAAGCCAAGCCCAGCTCTTTCCCAGAggtaaaaagctttttccaaaCCATACAAGCGAATGGGAATGTCGGCGTTGGGTCCTGATGGCTGCCACCCCTTGGGGGTGCGCCCCTGGCCTGGGCATCCCCATGCCCGCAGAGGTGCAGCGGGGTAGGGGACGGGGGTGAGGGGCAAGGGGTGTCCGTGCGTGGGGTCAGCGCGCTCGGAGCCGGCACTGCCGGGCTGCGCCGAGGCCTTGCCAGGCGCTCCAGGGGCTCCAGGCGGGGTTGGTGAAGGGGTCCTGGCAGCTGATGCGCGCCCGTCGCGCGCACTCCCGCAGCTGCGTCTCCTCCGTGCCCTCCACGTACTTGTCAACCTGCAAAGCGGGGCAGGTCGCGGCCTCGGGGAGCACCCCGGCACCCGCGCCGCTGgaggggaggctgcggggaAGGTGGgaccaggcaggagcagggctgggtgctgggggctcgggggggggggaggcaccCGCACCTCCCCAACCCGGGCAGCGATGCTGCCTTGtgcgggcagcgctggggggCCGGCAAGCAGAGGTGACAGCCAGGAGGGACAATTCGCCAAGGAGAGAAGCAGCGTTGCGGGGAGGGGGCCATTGCTGAGCCCCCAGCATGTCCCTGTTCCTGATAGCACCCTggaaagagggaagagcccgggccggggctggggcagggtgggcgCGGGGCAGGGTGGGCGCAGCAGAGCGAGGACGCGGGGCGGCACGTGCAGGGGTGGGGGCGTCCCGCCCTTACCTGGGTGCCGTTGGGGAGCTCGTACTGCAGCCGGTAGAGCAGGGCGAAGTAGGACTTGGGGAGCGACCAGGAGGCCGGGGGGGCCCAGGCCAGGTGGAGCTGCTCCCCCCGCTGCTGCACGGTCAGGTTCTGTGGTGGGTCGGGCCGCACTGCGGGCAGAGCGGGGCTCGGCACGGAGCGGGGCTCACGGAGCGGGGCTCGGCACGGAGCCGGGCTCGGCATGGAGCAGGGCTCACGGTGCAGGGCTCACGGAGCAGGGCTCGGCATGGAGCAGGGCTTATGGAGCGGGGCTCAGCACGGGGAAGGGCTCGGCATGGAGCAGGGCTCACGGTGCAGGGCTCAGCATGGAGCAGGGCTCACGGTGCAGGGCTCAGCATGGAGCAGGGCTCACAGTGCAGGGCTCACGGAGCAGGGCTCGGCATGGAGCAGGGCTTATGGAGCAGGGCTCAGCACGGGGCAGTGCTCGGCACGGAGCGGGGCTCGGCACGGGGAAGGGCTCAACATGGAGCAGGGCTCGGCATGGAGCAGGGCTCACGGTGCAGGGCTCATGGAGCAGGGCTCGGCATGGAGCAGGGCTTATGGAGCAGGGCTCAGCACGGGGCAGTGCTCGGCACGGAGCGGGGCTCGGCACGGGGAAGGGCTCAAAATGGAGCAGGGCTCGGCATGGAGCAGGGCTCACGGAGCGGGGCTCGGCATGGAGCGGGGCTTATGGAGCAGGGCTCAGCACAGGGAAGGGCTCGGCACGGAGCGGGGCTCACGGAGCAGGGCTCGGCATGGAGCAGGGCTTATGGAGCAGGGCTCAGCACGGGGCAGTGCTCGGCACGGAGCGGGGCTCGGCACGGAGCGGGGCTCAGCACGGGTCAGTGCTCGGCACAGAGCGGGGTCTCGGCACAGGTcagtgctgcccagccctggggccgAGCCCTCCCGCAgggcccccagcaccccgaggACACCCCCGGACCCCGCTGCTGCCGGCTTGAGCTCACCGATGTCGCGGATGAAGAACTGGTAGGAGAAGTTGTGGTAGGAGGTGTCGGAGAgcccctccagctccagctgcagcggGTGCAGCTCCTCGGCGAAGGGGCAGAAGGAGGGGTCCATGAAGCTGGCGCTGAAGTGGCCGCTGCTGCCGGCCGCCGGCACCCACTCGCCCAAGGAGCCATTGCTGCTGGGGGGAGGCGGGCGTGAGGGCCGGTGGCTGTggggccggggccaggctggggagtCCCTGGGGCTCCTACCTGCGCGTGAGGCGGGCGCGGAACACGGCGGAGGGGGGGCCGGCCCAGGAGCAGTGGAAGGAGCCGTGGTAGGACTCAGCCTGGCAGGAGATGTTCATCTTCTCCTTGCCTGGTGGGGCGGCGGGACGATGGCtcaggggctgcggggggctgggAGCCGTGCCCCTTCCCCGCGCAGCACGAGCGAGGCTTCCCCC
Encoded proteins:
- the LOC142593498 gene encoding interleukin-12 subunit beta-like gives rise to the protein MLVLVGLVLCLAPADALTTFPPKFQVGNLNGNMVVKCNTSERQVTWTQNGETEPMVELVAKERTLTILGLDLPATGNYSCWAGTVLLDATYVVVSSTRKEKMNISCQAESYHGSFHCSWAGPPSAVFRARLTRSNGSLGEWVPAAGSSGHFSASFMDPSFCPFAEELHPLQLELEGLSDTSYHNFSYQFFIRDIVRPDPPQNLTVQQRGEQLHLAWAPPASWSLPKSYFALLYRLQYELPNGTQVDKYVEGTEETQLRECARRARISCQDPFTNPAWSPWSAWQGLGAARQCRLRAR